The Brachyspira aalborgi genome has a segment encoding these proteins:
- a CDS encoding citrate synthase — translation MKKEYLLYKLYDHSKKRVHINNELFEKYNVKRGLRNKDGTGVLVGLTNIGDVVGYKKNENGEVCPIDGKLFYRGYDLEDITKDILQSKRFGYEEVCYLLLSGKLPDMERLKSFNEIIKENMYLDKKTIMHIIDLEGQNIMNILSRSVLEMYIHDPNPEDLSLENLMIQSIRLIAQIPAVIAYAYNMYHYSVFHKYLNIILPKTKYSIAENFLYMLKQDFTHLEARMLDLLLILHAEHGGGTNSTFTVRVTSSARTDTYSSISAGIGSLKGDLHGGANIKVADMFNHLKEVITDWKNKKELDAYLIKILNKEAYDKSGLIYGMGHAVYTLSDPRAVILKELARELVKEKGKEKEFEFLELIEQRAIECFIKVKGENKRVCANVDLYSGFIYDMLGIPKEIYTSLFAMARIVGWCAHRIEELNFDARRIIRPAYKNVTEPIEFTPMEDR, via the coding sequence ATGAAAAAAGAATATTTATTATATAAACTATACGACCATTCAAAAAAAAGAGTTCATATAAATAACGAACTTTTTGAAAAGTATAATGTTAAAAGAGGATTAAGAAATAAAGACGGCACGGGAGTTTTGGTTGGGCTTACAAATATAGGCGATGTCGTAGGATATAAGAAAAACGAAAACGGCGAAGTTTGTCCTATAGACGGAAAATTATTTTATAGAGGATACGATTTAGAAGATATAACGAAAGATATTTTACAAAGCAAAAGATTTGGTTATGAGGAGGTATGTTATTTACTTCTTTCGGGAAAACTTCCCGATATGGAGAGATTAAAATCTTTTAATGAAATTATAAAAGAAAATATGTATTTGGATAAAAAAACTATAATGCATATAATAGATTTAGAAGGGCAAAATATAATGAATATTCTTTCAAGAAGCGTGCTTGAAATGTATATTCATGACCCGAATCCTGAAGATTTATCTTTAGAAAATTTAATGATTCAATCTATACGATTAATAGCGCAAATTCCCGCCGTTATAGCCTACGCTTATAATATGTATCATTATAGCGTATTTCATAAGTATTTAAATATTATTCTTCCAAAAACAAAATATTCTATAGCGGAAAATTTTTTATATATGCTTAAACAAGATTTTACTCATTTAGAAGCTAGAATGTTAGATTTGCTTTTGATACTTCATGCGGAACATGGCGGAGGAACTAATTCAACATTTACCGTGAGAGTGACAAGTTCGGCGCGCACAGATACTTATTCAAGCATTTCTGCAGGTATTGGTTCTCTTAAAGGAGATTTGCATGGCGGAGCTAATATAAAAGTAGCCGATATGTTTAATCATTTAAAAGAAGTTATAACCGATTGGAAAAATAAAAAAGAATTGGACGCTTATTTAATAAAAATCTTAAATAAAGAGGCATACGATAAAAGCGGATTAATTTACGGAATGGGGCATGCGGTTTATACTTTATCGGACCCGAGAGCGGTTATATTAAAAGAGTTGGCAAGAGAGCTTGTAAAAGAAAAAGGCAAAGAAAAAGAATTTGAATTTTTAGAGCTTATAGAACAAAGAGCTATAGAATGCTTTATAAAAGTTAAGGGAGAAAATAAAAGAGTTTGCGCAAATGTAGATTTGTATTCGGGATTTATATACGATATGCTAGGAATACCGAAAGAAATTTATACTTCTTTATTTGCTATGGCGAGAATAGTCGGTTGGTGCGCTCATAGAATCGAGGAGCTTAATTTTGACGCAAGAAGAATAATAAGACCCGCTTATAAGAATGTAACAGAACCTATTGAATTTACTCCGATGGAAGATAGATAA